In Poecilia reticulata strain Guanapo linkage group LG1, Guppy_female_1.0+MT, whole genome shotgun sequence, one genomic interval encodes:
- the LOC108166266 gene encoding leucine-rich repeat extensin-like protein 3: MTPASPGSTPSGLLYPDQTALPAATLLHLPFEAPPPAGYLPAAPHPPLPHPPHLPHSSYHPCVPPPAHWGALSTSGHAPRVYCPAPSPHVVGYITAPHLHHTPTHYMPPSM, from the coding sequence ATGACCCCGGCGTCTCCAGGCTCCACCCCCTCAGGACTGCTGTACCCGGACCAGACCGCCCTTCCTGCCGCCACTCTGCTGCACCTGCCGTTTGAAGCTCCACCCCCTGCTGGCTACCTGCCAGCAGCGCctcaccctcctcttcctcaccccCCCCACCTACCCCACTCCTCCTACCATCCTTGCGTTCCTCCTCCTGCCCACTGGGGAGCGCTGTCAACCTCAGGCCACGCCCCCAGGGTCTACTGCCCCGCCCCCAGTCCACATGTGGTCGGCTACATCACCGCCCCCCACCTTCATCACACCCCCACGCACTACATGCCCCCCTCCATGTGA